From a region of the Bacteroidales bacterium genome:
- a CDS encoding NUDIX domain-containing protein produces MEKNPFIIRVYALIINQQNEILLSDEFQMGMRMTKFPGGGLQYGEGTVECLHREALEEFGQDIEITGHFYTTDFFQEAFFYPHHQLISIYYLARFPEPPRFRISTIPFDFAEEKEGNQSFRWIRIENLDPAMITLPVDKKAAELLRQKYR; encoded by the coding sequence ATGGAAAAGAATCCTTTCATCATCAGGGTTTATGCTCTGATCATCAATCAGCAGAATGAAATTCTGCTCAGTGATGAATTTCAGATGGGAATGCGGATGACAAAGTTTCCCGGTGGGGGTTTACAGTATGGAGAAGGAACAGTTGAATGCCTCCACAGGGAAGCTCTGGAAGAATTCGGACAGGATATAGAAATTACCGGACATTTTTATACAACCGATTTTTTTCAGGAAGCTTTTTTTTACCCACACCATCAGCTGATAAGCATTTATTATCTGGCACGATTCCCTGAGCCACCGCGGTTCCGGATCAGCACCATTCCATTTGATTTTGCGGAAGAGAAAGAAGGAAATCAATCGTTTCGCTGGATCAGAATAGAGAATCTTGATCCGGCAATGATAACGCTTCCGGTTGACAAAAAAGCAGCAGAATTGCTCAGGCAGAAGTACCGTTAG
- the miaA gene encoding tRNA (adenosine(37)-N6)-dimethylallyltransferase MiaA yields the protein MKKTDKPLLVVVAGPTASGKTSLCIRLAHHFSTEIISADSRQIYKELCIGVARPTREQLSEVQHHFIGTVSIHDYYNASIFETEALQLLSRLFKTYPLVIMTGGSGLYIDAICTGIDDLPSIREEIRNELLEEYREKGKTHLQEELRKVDPVFFSNADIHNPKRLLKALEVFRQTGRPYSSFLTGTAKKRPFRILKIALDVAREELYRRINDRTDAMMLQGLEEEARGLYPFRNLNALNTVGYKELFGYFDGTYDKDEAIRLIKRNTRRYARRQLTWFRNDREYHWFSPSEPHAIIQLIEDQLNN from the coding sequence ATGAAAAAAACCGACAAGCCTTTGCTGGTTGTCGTGGCCGGTCCTACCGCTTCCGGTAAGACTTCATTGTGCATCCGGCTGGCGCATCATTTTTCCACTGAGATCATTTCAGCCGATTCACGACAAATTTACAAGGAACTGTGCATTGGTGTAGCCCGCCCTACCCGGGAGCAGTTGAGTGAAGTTCAGCATCATTTTATTGGAACCGTTTCAATCCATGATTATTACAACGCAAGCATATTTGAAACTGAAGCTCTTCAACTTCTTTCCAGGCTGTTTAAAACCTATCCTCTGGTAATTATGACGGGTGGTTCAGGGCTTTATATTGATGCCATCTGCACGGGAATTGACGATTTGCCTTCAATCAGGGAAGAAATCAGAAACGAATTGCTGGAGGAATACAGAGAGAAAGGGAAGACACATCTGCAGGAAGAACTCAGAAAAGTGGATCCCGTTTTCTTTTCCAATGCTGATATACACAATCCGAAACGGTTACTCAAAGCACTGGAAGTATTTCGTCAAACAGGAAGGCCCTATTCAAGCTTTCTTACCGGGACCGCCAAAAAGCGCCCATTCCGCATTTTGAAGATTGCCCTGGATGTGGCACGCGAAGAATTGTACCGCCGCATCAATGACCGGACCGATGCCATGATGCTGCAGGGTCTGGAAGAAGAAGCCCGTGGTCTCTATCCATTCAGGAATCTGAATGCCCTCAACACCGTCGGCTATAAAGAACTGTTCGGATACTTTGACGGCACATACGATAAAGACGAAGCCATCCGGCTGATTAAACGCAATACACGACGCTATGCACGCAGACAACTTACCTGGTTCAGAAACGACAGGGAATACCACTGGTTTTCCCCTTCAGAGCCTCATGCAATCATACAGTTGATTGAAGACCAATTGAATAATTGA
- a CDS encoding DUF4190 domain-containing protein encodes MENQNQPLVLQPVPNSTAVLVLGILSIVGCFCYGLVGLILGIIALVLASRGKSAYLANPSQFSEYSLKNLNAGKVCAIIGTSLSGLYIIFVIIYLSIIGFAFGTLFSKMPWEVFSH; translated from the coding sequence ATGGAAAATCAGAATCAGCCACTTGTTTTACAGCCGGTACCCAATTCAACAGCAGTTCTTGTACTCGGAATTTTGTCCATTGTTGGGTGTTTCTGCTACGGTCTTGTCGGACTTATTCTGGGTATCATTGCCCTGGTATTGGCGTCCAGAGGAAAATCAGCCTATCTGGCAAATCCCTCACAGTTTAGTGAATATTCGCTTAAAAACCTGAATGCGGGCAAAGTCTGTGCCATCATCGGAACAAGCCTTTCAGGTCTGTACATTATTTTTGTGATCATTTATTTGTCCATCATCGGTTTCGCTTTCGGAACCCTTTTTTCCAAGATGCCCTGGGAAGTGTTTTCCCATTAA
- a CDS encoding potassium transporter KefB produces the protein MHDLLQDMVVIFALSLVVILLLRRVRVPSALAFLASGIVAGPHGLGLVKNIESIERFAEVGVIFLLFTIGIEISLKNLFRTRRIVFLGGTLQLVLTLMATAGILMVFDWSPGKAIFGGFLTALSSTAIVLKMLQEQAELNQTHGRTSMGILIFQDMAVIPMMLLIPLLSGNGKVIMFDVTGFLIRLAIITAILIILTKWIVPWLLHTVALLKRRDLFLLTILFLAFAVAWMTSGLGISLALGAFFAGLVISESDYHHHAFGDVLPFRDIFLSFFFVSVGMLFDPAFAKEHLFLIGLLTLAIIGGKTFFTTLAVFLTGYSLLSGILTGLFLSQVGEFSFVLARIGFTEKLLDGFHYQLFIAVAVITMSVTPFFIASSKRIAGWIQSKGAKYPWVTGRMQWNHSAKEGLSHHLLIIGYGRNGKNIARAARVAGIPYVAVDVDPDNVRQGKKKKENIVFGDATHEALLRQVHADKALVVAISVADLVTTFRILESVRSLNPGAYIIVRTRYTENMEDLYNAGADEVIPEEIETSVRIFSSVLARFHISRDEIERIENTLRARGYEVFLAESRRRNLIGDTQTLIPEMEIATYAVQENARAVGLSLRDAALRQEWGVTVLAIVREGEYFTNPDADMVMIPDDRVIVTGTPENVTKVGRFFRMKALDDSEEGN, from the coding sequence ATGCACGATCTCCTGCAGGATATGGTGGTAATTTTTGCCCTTTCCCTGGTGGTCATTCTTCTTCTGCGCAGGGTTCGGGTTCCGTCGGCTTTGGCCTTTCTTGCCTCCGGTATCGTGGCAGGACCCCACGGGCTGGGTCTGGTAAAAAACATCGAAAGCATTGAGCGCTTTGCCGAAGTAGGAGTAATTTTCCTTCTTTTTACCATAGGTATTGAAATTTCTTTAAAAAATCTGTTCCGTACGCGAAGAATTGTATTTCTGGGAGGCACATTGCAACTTGTGCTAACCTTGATGGCAACTGCTGGAATTCTGATGGTGTTTGACTGGAGTCCGGGGAAAGCGATTTTTGGTGGTTTTCTCACAGCCCTCAGCAGCACAGCCATTGTTCTGAAGATGCTTCAGGAGCAGGCTGAATTGAATCAAACCCATGGAAGGACTTCCATGGGAATTTTGATTTTTCAGGATATGGCCGTGATCCCCATGATGCTCCTTATACCATTGCTTTCCGGAAATGGAAAAGTAATCATGTTTGATGTAACAGGTTTTCTGATTCGGCTTGCTATCATAACGGCGATTCTTATAATCCTCACAAAATGGATAGTTCCCTGGTTACTGCATACAGTAGCTCTGCTTAAAAGAAGGGATCTTTTCCTTCTGACCATTCTCTTTCTGGCTTTTGCCGTGGCATGGATGACCTCAGGACTTGGAATATCTCTTGCCCTGGGTGCTTTTTTTGCCGGTCTTGTTATCTCTGAGTCCGATTATCATCACCATGCGTTTGGTGATGTTCTGCCCTTCCGCGATATTTTTCTCAGCTTTTTTTTCGTATCGGTCGGCATGTTGTTTGACCCTGCATTTGCAAAGGAGCATCTGTTTCTGATCGGATTGCTGACATTGGCAATTATTGGCGGGAAGACATTTTTCACCACACTGGCCGTTTTTTTAACCGGGTATTCCCTGCTTTCCGGTATTCTTACAGGTCTGTTCCTTTCGCAGGTTGGTGAGTTTTCCTTTGTTCTGGCCCGCATAGGGTTTACAGAGAAATTGTTGGATGGATTTCATTACCAGTTATTTATCGCGGTTGCTGTTATCACTATGTCTGTTACTCCTTTTTTTATTGCTTCTTCGAAGCGGATTGCCGGTTGGATTCAGAGCAAAGGGGCGAAATACCCCTGGGTTACGGGGCGGATGCAATGGAACCATTCAGCGAAGGAAGGGTTGTCGCATCATCTGCTGATTATTGGATATGGCCGGAACGGAAAAAATATTGCCCGCGCCGCCCGTGTAGCCGGAATTCCTTATGTGGCTGTTGATGTTGATCCCGACAATGTCAGGCAGGGAAAAAAGAAAAAGGAAAATATTGTTTTCGGCGACGCAACCCATGAGGCCCTGCTGCGCCAGGTTCATGCTGACAAGGCATTGGTAGTGGCCATTTCTGTTGCCGATCTGGTTACCACATTCCGTATTCTGGAATCGGTTCGTTCCCTGAATCCGGGAGCGTATATCATTGTTCGCACCCGGTACACCGAAAATATGGAAGATCTTTACAATGCAGGAGCCGACGAGGTAATTCCAGAAGAAATTGAAACCTCGGTGAGAATTTTTTCCAGTGTTCTTGCACGGTTTCATATTTCGCGCGATGAAATTGAGAGAATTGAAAATACCCTCAGGGCCAGAGGTTATGAAGTCTTTCTGGCTGAAAGCCGCAGGCGGAACCTGATCGGTGATACCCAAACCCTCATTCCGGAAATGGAAATAGCTACCTATGCGGTACAGGAGAATGCCAGAGCTGTGGGTTTATCATTGCGGGATGCAGCATTGCGGCAGGAATGGGGCGTGACGGTGCTCGCTATTGTCCGCGAAGGTGAATATTTCACAAACCCGGATGCAGATATGGTAATGATTCCAGACGACAGGGTGATTGTGACAGGAACCCCGGAGAACGTTACCAAGGTTGGGCGTTTCTTCAGGATGAAGGCACTGGATGATTCTGAAGAAGGAAATTAG
- a CDS encoding acyl-CoA reductase: MLLQERLNAFVQLGNFLRAFITAGKSDDRESDALLHHAIEEAGIINPWFTEKNIRMALSSIGRQLEEQNLHRWTASYPFPDHNGQKPATVGVVTAGNIPLVGFHDFLCVLVSGHRFLGKLSSRDDKLLKTLASILLSIEPRFTGNIVFTDEFLRGYHAVIATGNNNSARYFEYYFRDVPHIIRKNRNGIAVLTGNETGEALERLAHDVFSYFGLGCRSVSKLYVPEGYDFSAFFEACQGWSEIIYHHHYANNYEYNKAVFLVNKIPHLDNGFLLVKEDSALASPVAVLYYEFYKDPVRLHEKLSGITEQIQCIVSDTWDKSPSVPFGKAQDPELWDYADGIDTLQFLLQLKGA; this comes from the coding sequence ATGCTTCTGCAAGAAAGACTGAATGCTTTCGTTCAACTGGGTAATTTTCTTCGTGCCTTTATAACAGCAGGAAAGAGCGATGACAGAGAATCAGACGCCCTTCTGCACCATGCCATTGAGGAAGCAGGAATTATCAATCCCTGGTTTACGGAAAAAAATATACGGATGGCTCTATCATCAATTGGCCGGCAGCTTGAAGAGCAGAATCTACATCGATGGACTGCTTCGTATCCGTTCCCTGATCACAACGGTCAAAAACCGGCCACGGTGGGGGTTGTAACCGCCGGGAACATACCGCTGGTAGGATTTCACGATTTTTTATGCGTGTTGGTCAGCGGCCACAGGTTCCTCGGCAAACTTTCATCGCGCGATGACAAACTGCTCAAAACTCTGGCCAGTATCCTCCTTTCAATAGAACCACGTTTTACCGGGAATATCGTCTTCACCGATGAATTCCTGCGGGGTTACCACGCGGTAATTGCCACCGGAAACAATAACAGCGCCAGGTACTTTGAATATTACTTCCGGGATGTGCCCCACATAATACGAAAAAACCGTAACGGAATTGCCGTTCTTACCGGGAATGAAACCGGGGAAGCTCTTGAACGGCTTGCCCATGATGTTTTTTCCTATTTCGGACTCGGATGCCGCAGCGTATCCAAACTCTATGTGCCTGAAGGATATGACTTTTCAGCCTTTTTCGAAGCCTGCCAGGGATGGAGTGAAATAATTTACCACCATCACTATGCCAATAATTATGAATACAACAAAGCGGTCTTCCTTGTAAATAAAATTCCTCATCTTGACAATGGTTTTCTGCTGGTGAAGGAAGATTCGGCTCTGGCATCGCCAGTAGCAGTTTTGTACTATGAATTCTACAAAGACCCGGTCCGCCTGCACGAAAAACTCAGCGGTATAACAGAACAGATACAGTGCATAGTGAGCGACACATGGGATAAATCGCCCTCTGTACCATTCGGAAAAGCCCAGGACCCTGAACTCTGGGATTATGCCGATGGAATCGATACATTGCAGTTTCTTCTTCAGCTGAAAGGGGCATGA
- a CDS encoding aconitate hydratase, protein VASPEIVTALTIAGDLTFNPLTDAVKTPDGKEFRFREPEGTELPEKGFSVEDNGYVAPAEDGSRIVIHVRPDSERLQLLEPFPAWDGNDLTDLRLLIKVKGKCTTDHISPAGPWLRYRGHLDRISDNLLTGAVNAFNDKINLVKNQLTGRYGTVPEAARAYKAQGIGSIVIGDENYGEGSSREHAAMEPRYMNVKAIIVKSFARIHETNLKKQGVLALTFIAPDDYDRIREDDLISVTGLKEFAPGKPLHVLVKHSDGSAEEFDVQHSYNQNQIAWFKAGAALNVLAGKQDS, encoded by the coding sequence CGTAGCCTCCCCGGAAATTGTCACAGCCCTTACCATAGCTGGTGATCTGACCTTCAATCCGCTGACGGATGCTGTAAAAACCCCGGATGGAAAAGAATTTCGTTTCAGGGAACCGGAGGGGACTGAACTGCCTGAAAAAGGATTTTCGGTAGAAGACAATGGTTATGTTGCCCCCGCAGAAGACGGATCCAGGATAGTAATTCATGTCCGGCCTGATTCAGAAAGGCTTCAGTTGCTGGAACCATTTCCTGCCTGGGACGGAAACGATCTTACTGATTTGCGTTTACTGATAAAGGTAAAGGGAAAATGTACAACAGACCATATTTCCCCTGCCGGCCCATGGTTACGGTACCGTGGGCATCTCGACCGTATTTCCGATAACCTTCTGACGGGGGCGGTTAATGCTTTCAATGATAAAATCAATCTGGTCAAAAATCAGCTTACAGGCCGGTACGGCACCGTGCCTGAAGCCGCCCGCGCATATAAGGCACAAGGCATAGGAAGCATAGTAATTGGCGACGAAAATTACGGAGAAGGATCTTCGCGTGAACACGCCGCCATGGAACCACGGTACATGAATGTTAAAGCAATCATTGTCAAATCATTCGCCCGGATTCATGAAACGAACCTGAAAAAACAGGGGGTGCTGGCGCTGACTTTTATTGCACCCGACGATTATGACAGAATCAGGGAAGATGATCTGATCAGCGTCACCGGACTCAAAGAATTTGCTCCCGGAAAACCCCTTCACGTGCTCGTGAAGCATAGCGATGGATCTGCGGAAGAATTTGACGTACAACACAGCTATAACCAGAACCAGATTGCCTGGTTTAAAGCCGGAGCAGCATTAAATGTACTGGCCGGAAAACAGGATTCCTAA
- a CDS encoding DUF2752 domain-containing protein has translation MSIILTANLADWLSQHSLACPYMKFFGIPCPGCGIQRAFTELLRGHLWESLRLYPALIPLLFLLTFLILHLIFKFRNGAAVIKYSFIGTAGIVIFHYIYLLITVL, from the coding sequence ATGTCAATTATTCTGACAGCAAACCTGGCAGACTGGCTCAGCCAGCATAGTCTTGCCTGCCCCTACATGAAATTTTTCGGTATTCCCTGCCCGGGATGCGGCATACAGCGTGCTTTTACAGAGCTCTTAAGAGGCCATCTATGGGAGAGCCTCCGGTTATATCCGGCATTGATCCCCCTTCTTTTTCTTCTTACATTTCTGATTCTGCACCTTATCTTCAAGTTCCGTAACGGAGCTGCCGTAATCAAATATTCCTTTATCGGTACAGCAGGCATTGTAATTTTTCATTACATTTATCTCCTGATAACTGTTCTGTAA